Proteins found in one Brachyspira murdochii DSM 12563 genomic segment:
- the dnaA gene encoding chromosomal replication initiator protein DnaA, translating to MEDIKQYWNEFLNIISEDDEFTAVALLKGSVFVAEEDNKAAIVCSGDFAATHIKKDFLGRIKKFFNDKCSNNIDIDVRVDADFVNEHLMPEEEYHEKSEKTDNNAEVSNTVKKEVSNNKSNLNDYFRFDNFIQGNNNRYVFEAAKYVSSNPGKEYNPFYVYGSVGIGKTHLLQAIGNSYLEANPNAKVLYIDGSGFRDEYVSCLQNKKPEVFKRKYKSLDMLLLDDLQLLESAQETSKELFEIFQALDSAAKQMVFVSDKPPKELRNIESRLKNRFEKSLILSIEPPQYETRLAIIERKLFDLHTSIDEEVMKYMAENITTDVRKIEGAIRAYLSVRDLMKITPDVEQCEKMGIFKDYFTNKPKLKNATVKEIKKMVADYYGIEMSSFESKDRTKFIAKARHVAIYLSCEYSKKSVTEIGLEFNRDHASIIHGRDKVKDELRSGSHLFSEINEIISNIS from the coding sequence ATGGAAGATATTAAACAGTATTGGAATGAATTTTTAAACATTATTAGCGAAGATGATGAGTTTACAGCTGTAGCTTTACTTAAAGGCAGTGTATTTGTTGCTGAAGAGGATAATAAGGCTGCTATTGTATGCTCAGGAGATTTTGCTGCTACTCATATAAAAAAAGACTTTTTGGGTAGAATAAAAAAATTTTTTAATGATAAATGCTCAAATAATATAGATATAGATGTAAGAGTTGATGCCGACTTTGTCAATGAACATTTAATGCCTGAAGAAGAATATCATGAAAAATCAGAAAAAACTGATAATAATGCAGAAGTATCTAACACTGTAAAAAAAGAAGTTTCTAATAATAAATCGAATTTAAATGATTATTTCAGATTTGATAACTTTATACAAGGCAATAATAACAGATATGTATTTGAAGCAGCTAAGTATGTATCATCTAATCCGGGAAAGGAGTACAATCCTTTTTATGTATACGGAAGTGTAGGCATAGGAAAAACACATTTACTTCAGGCTATAGGAAACAGCTATCTTGAAGCTAATCCTAATGCTAAAGTGCTCTATATAGACGGAAGCGGATTCAGAGATGAATATGTATCATGCCTTCAGAATAAAAAACCAGAAGTTTTTAAAAGAAAATATAAATCATTGGACATGCTTTTATTAGATGATTTACAGCTTCTTGAAAGTGCTCAGGAAACATCTAAGGAATTATTTGAAATTTTTCAGGCATTGGATAGTGCAGCAAAACAGATGGTATTTGTAAGTGATAAACCTCCTAAAGAATTGAGAAATATAGAATCAAGATTAAAAAACAGGTTTGAAAAAAGCCTTATTCTTTCAATAGAGCCTCCTCAATATGAAACAAGACTTGCTATTATAGAAAGGAAATTATTTGATTTGCATACTTCTATAGATGAGGAAGTAATGAAATATATGGCTGAAAATATTACTACAGATGTAAGAAAGATAGAGGGTGCTATAAGGGCGTATTTATCCGTTAGAGATTTGATGAAGATTACTCCAGACGTAGAGCAGTGCGAGAAAATGGGTATATTTAAAGATTATTTTACCAATAAGCCTAAATTAAAAAATGCCACTGTTAAAGAAATTAAAAAAATGGTTGCAGATTATTACGGTATAGAAATGTCTTCTTTTGAGAGCAAAGACAGAACCAAATTTATAGCGAAAGCAAGACATGTTGCTATATATTTATCATGCGAATACTCAAAAAAATCAGTTACAGAGATAGGTTTGGAGTTTAATAGAGATCATGCTTCCATAATACATGGAAGAGATAAAGTAAAAGATGAATTAAGAAGCGGTTCTCATTTATTTTCAGAAATTAATGAAATTATATCGAATATTTCATAA
- a CDS encoding nucleotide exchange factor GrpE has product MEEEIKETNESGDKEDINKENNEELENNNEENKESSNEEAANDEVSELKKKVEELQQEASDMKNKYMYAMAEAENIRKRTAKEKTDAIKRANKGLLLSLLTFMDNFERALKAGEKDENIQGTEYYKGIELIHKQFIDFMHDNGVSEIESLGEEFDPNIHEALTMIEVPDLDKEKVVEVYAKGYKLNDELLRTAKVVVGKPPAAPKE; this is encoded by the coding sequence ATGGAAGAAGAAATAAAAGAAACGAATGAAAGCGGTGATAAAGAGGATATTAATAAAGAGAATAATGAAGAATTGGAAAATAATAATGAAGAGAATAAAGAAAGTAGCAATGAAGAAGCTGCTAATGATGAAGTATCAGAATTAAAGAAAAAAGTAGAGGAGCTGCAGCAGGAAGCTTCTGATATGAAAAATAAATATATGTACGCTATGGCAGAAGCAGAGAATATCAGAAAGAGAACAGCTAAAGAAAAAACAGATGCAATAAAAAGAGCAAATAAAGGATTATTATTATCGCTTTTAACTTTCATGGATAATTTTGAAAGAGCTTTAAAAGCTGGTGAAAAAGATGAGAATATACAAGGCACTGAATACTATAAAGGTATAGAGTTGATACATAAACAGTTTATAGACTTTATGCATGACAATGGAGTTTCTGAAATAGAGTCTTTAGGAGAAGAGTTTGACCCTAATATACATGAAGCATTAACTATGATAGAAGTTCCAGATCTTGATAAAGAAAAAGTTGTTGAAGTTTATGCTAAAGGATATAAATTGAATGATGAACTTTTGAGAACAGCTAAGGTAGTAGTGGGAAAACCTCCTGCGGCACCTAAAGAGTAA
- the dnaK gene encoding molecular chaperone DnaK: protein MSKIIGIDLGTTNSCVSVMEGGKPVVITNSEGNRTTPSIVAFTNKGEVLVGQPAKNQMVTNPENTIFSIKRFMGNTYAEVSEERSRMPYTVIEDGGKVKIKTLEGNFTPQEISARILQKMKQTAEEYLGETVTDAIITVPAYFNDSQRQSTKDAGRIAGLNVLRIINEPTAAALAYGMEKKKDEKIAVYDLGGGTFDISILELADGVFEVKSTNGDTHLGGDDFDQAIINWLIDEFKKDTGVDLNNDKMALQRLKEAGEKAKKELSSSLQTDINLPYLTADASGPKHLNVSLTRAKFEDLIRDLVEKTRIPCEKALKDAGLSIGDIDEVILVGGSTRIPMVQETVKNIFNKEPNKSVNPDEAVAMGAAVQGGIIKGDVKDVLLLDVTPLSLGIETEGSVMTVLINRNTTIPTNKKQVFSTAADNQSSVTIRVLQGERKMANDNRELGRFDLVGIPPAPRGVPQIEVSFDIDANGIVHVTAKDLGTGKEQKIRIESSSGLSEDEINRMVQDAEKHAEEDKKKKEEVEAKNNADHMIYQTEKLLKENGDKLPASDKSEIESKMNALKSAVESNNTDNIKRATDDLQAAWSKASEALYKQAGAQQGQADGGQQAQQNNSQDSGRKDDGVVDADYEIVDDNK, encoded by the coding sequence ATGAGTAAAATAATTGGAATAGATTTAGGAACAACAAATTCATGTGTATCAGTAATGGAAGGCGGAAAACCTGTAGTAATAACAAACAGTGAAGGAAATAGAACAACACCTTCTATAGTAGCATTCACAAATAAAGGTGAAGTATTAGTAGGTCAGCCTGCTAAAAACCAAATGGTAACTAACCCAGAAAATACAATATTTTCTATTAAACGTTTTATGGGAAACACTTATGCTGAAGTATCAGAAGAACGTTCAAGAATGCCTTATACAGTTATAGAAGATGGCGGAAAAGTAAAAATCAAAACTTTGGAAGGAAATTTCACTCCTCAAGAGATAAGTGCTAGAATACTTCAAAAGATGAAACAAACAGCAGAAGAGTATTTAGGCGAAACAGTAACTGACGCTATTATTACAGTACCTGCATACTTTAATGACAGTCAAAGACAATCTACTAAAGATGCTGGACGTATTGCTGGACTTAATGTATTAAGAATAATAAACGAACCTACAGCAGCAGCATTAGCTTATGGTATGGAGAAAAAGAAAGATGAAAAAATCGCAGTTTATGACTTGGGCGGTGGTACTTTCGATATATCTATACTTGAATTGGCTGACGGAGTATTTGAAGTAAAAAGTACAAATGGTGATACTCACTTGGGCGGTGATGACTTTGACCAAGCTATAATTAATTGGCTTATAGATGAGTTCAAAAAAGATACAGGCGTTGATTTGAATAATGATAAAATGGCTTTACAAAGATTAAAAGAAGCAGGCGAGAAAGCTAAAAAAGAACTTTCAAGCTCATTACAAACAGATATTAACTTGCCTTATCTTACAGCAGATGCATCAGGTCCTAAACACTTGAATGTATCTTTGACAAGAGCTAAATTTGAAGATTTAATCAGAGATTTGGTAGAAAAAACACGCATCCCATGTGAAAAAGCATTGAAAGATGCAGGACTTTCTATAGGCGATATAGATGAGGTAATACTTGTAGGAGGTTCTACAAGAATACCTATGGTTCAGGAAACTGTTAAAAACATATTTAATAAAGAACCAAACAAAAGCGTAAACCCAGATGAAGCAGTAGCAATGGGAGCAGCTGTACAAGGCGGTATTATTAAAGGTGATGTTAAAGATGTACTTCTTCTTGACGTTACTCCGCTTTCACTTGGTATTGAAACAGAAGGTTCAGTAATGACTGTTTTAATCAACAGAAACACTACTATACCTACAAACAAAAAACAAGTATTCTCTACAGCAGCAGACAATCAATCATCTGTAACTATCAGAGTATTACAAGGTGAAAGAAAAATGGCTAATGACAACAGAGAGCTTGGAAGATTTGACTTGGTAGGCATACCGCCTGCTCCAAGAGGAGTTCCTCAAATAGAAGTATCATTTGATATAGACGCAAACGGTATAGTACATGTTACAGCTAAAGATTTGGGTACTGGTAAAGAACAAAAAATAAGAATAGAATCTTCAAGCGGATTAAGCGAAGATGAAATAAACAGAATGGTTCAGGATGCTGAAAAACATGCTGAAGAAGATAAAAAGAAAAAAGAAGAAGTAGAAGCTAAAAACAATGCTGACCATATGATTTATCAGACAGAAAAATTATTAAAAGAAAACGGCGACAAATTACCTGCTTCTGACAAATCAGAAATTGAGTCAAAAATGAATGCTTTGAAATCAGCAGTAGAATCTAATAATACAGATAATATTAAAAGAGCTACAGACGATTTACAAGCAGCATGGAGCAAAGCTTCAGAAGCACTTTATAAACAAGCAGGTGCACAGCAAGGTCAGGCAGATGGAGGACAACAAGCACAGCAAAATAACAGCCAAGATTCAGGCAGAAAAGATGACGGCGTAGTTGATGCTGATTATGAGATAGTTGATGATAATAAATAA
- a CDS encoding ankyrin repeat domain-containing protein, translated as MNYNVTALMLALENGHLEVVKYLLENGANVNLKNITDVSALILASMDNHLEIVKYLLDKGADINAKDNYGKTALMYASEKGHSEVAKFLKSKGAKKYIYNFCSLTIYHNTSIINIQSF; from the coding sequence ATTAATTATAATGTTACAGCTTTGATGTTGGCTTTAGAGAATGGGCATTTAGAAGTAGTAAAATATTTATTAGAAAACGGAGCCAATGTTAATTTAAAAAATATAACAGACGTTAGTGCTTTAATATTAGCTTCAATGGATAATCATTTAGAAATAGTAAAATATTTGCTAGATAAAGGAGCTGATATAAATGCCAAAGATAATTATGGTAAAACAGCTTTGATGTATGCTTCAGAAAAAGGTCATTCAGAAGTAGCTAAATTTTTAAAATCAAAAGGGGCTAAAAAATATATTTACAATTTTTGTTCTTTGACAATTTACCATAATACTAGTATAATAAACATACAATCATTTTAA
- a CDS encoding Rpn family recombination-promoting nuclease/putative transposase — protein MEYSEYLEKLKKEIITVDNMNRINDCYIRYLFSEKGNERIILSFINSVMKNMHFRTFVKAEILNPFNLSKYLESKESVMDIRCTTDSGEVVIIEIQSQGNIEFIYRSLFYWANGYAVMLNKGDNYNNLCPVISINILNFNLMYDIKDIHTCYVLKEIKHNRILTNHCQLHYIELPKFNFNSSYDEAEKKFLSWLKFFKGDKMENLLKEDTIFEEVKLKSESFVHTNPLIDSYRRKEADEYFNKRMLDYELAEAERKGISKGIEKGIEKGIEKGIEKGIEKEKYVLAKNMKNENLDINLISKITGLSTEEILKL, from the coding sequence ATGGAATATTCAGAGTATCTTGAAAAACTTAAAAAAGAAATTATCACTGTTGATAATATGAACAGAATAAATGACTGCTATATAAGGTATTTATTTTCAGAGAAAGGTAATGAGAGAATAATACTTAGTTTTATAAATTCTGTTATGAAAAATATGCATTTTAGAACTTTTGTAAAAGCTGAGATTCTTAATCCCTTTAACCTAAGCAAATATTTAGAATCTAAAGAGTCTGTGATGGATATAAGGTGTACCACTGACAGCGGAGAAGTTGTTATTATAGAGATACAGTCTCAGGGCAATATTGAGTTTATTTACAGAAGTTTATTTTATTGGGCTAATGGTTATGCTGTGATGTTAAATAAGGGCGATAATTATAATAATTTATGTCCAGTAATAAGCATTAATATTTTGAATTTTAATTTGATGTATGATATAAAGGATATTCATACATGTTATGTTTTGAAAGAGATTAAACATAATAGAATACTTACTAATCATTGTCAGCTTCATTATATAGAGCTTCCTAAATTTAATTTTAATTCAAGTTATGATGAAGCGGAGAAGAAATTTTTATCTTGGTTAAAATTTTTTAAGGGGGATAAAATGGAAAATTTATTGAAAGAAGATACTATATTTGAAGAGGTAAAATTAAAATCCGAATCATTTGTGCATACTAATCCTTTAATAGACAGCTATAGAAGAAAAGAGGCTGATGAATATTTTAATAAAAGAATGCTTGATTATGAATTAGCAGAGGCTGAGAGAAAAGGTATATCAAAGGGTATAGAGAAAGGTATAGAGAAAGGTATTGAAAAAGGTATTGAAAAAGGTATTGAAAAAGAAAAATATGTGTTAGCTAAAAATATGAAGAATGAAAATCTTGATATAAATTTAATAAGCAAAATAACTGGTTTAAGTACTGAAGAAATTTTAAAATTGTGA
- a CDS encoding YoaK family protein translates to MKNSFIAFIKRKNESIHTTETIYIASILTLVGGFVDAYTYITRDGVFAYAQTGNMIFFAMHLAKKEFAITMHYLIPILVFIIGIWTALYIKKVLNKKKLMELEYVIILMAAVILFIVGFLHKGISNIIVVSVISFMSAALMITFNKVEGLAYVTNMCTGNLKSASDNLFRFLFNRDRVGLKNGLIYLTILFSFTLGAFLGSFFTNMFGIKSIWIASGLLFIVESLMFFDN, encoded by the coding sequence GTGAAAAATAGTTTTATAGCTTTTATAAAAAGAAAAAATGAATCAATACACACAACAGAAACTATATATATAGCTTCTATACTTACTTTGGTAGGCGGATTTGTAGATGCTTATACATATATCACCAGAGACGGAGTATTTGCTTATGCTCAGACTGGTAATATGATATTTTTTGCTATGCATTTGGCTAAAAAAGAGTTTGCTATTACCATGCATTATTTGATACCTATTTTGGTTTTTATTATTGGAATCTGGACTGCTTTATATATAAAAAAAGTTTTAAATAAAAAAAAGTTAATGGAATTGGAGTACGTTATTATATTAATGGCGGCTGTTATACTTTTTATAGTTGGTTTTCTGCATAAAGGTATTTCAAACATTATAGTTGTAAGTGTTATATCATTTATGTCGGCTGCTTTAATGATAACTTTTAATAAGGTTGAAGGGCTTGCTTATGTTACTAATATGTGTACTGGTAATTTAAAATCAGCTTCAGATAATTTATTTAGATTTTTATTTAATAGAGATAGAGTAGGATTAAAGAACGGACTTATATATTTAACTATTCTTTTTTCATTTACTTTGGGAGCTTTTTTGGGAAGTTTTTTTACTAATATGTTTGGTATTAAATCTATATGGATTGCTTCAGGTTTATTATTTATTGTTGAGAGTTTAATGTTTTTTGATAATTAG
- a CDS encoding DnaJ domain-containing protein, which produces MDKDYYAILNVNMFSSNEKIKKSYRELAMKYHPDRNAGDEKANRMFIDITEAYEVLSDKEKRMQYNILYVGSNKYVVGALAAAGFGLGLILSRRKK; this is translated from the coding sequence ATGGATAAAGATTATTATGCAATACTTAATGTTAATATGTTTTCCAGTAATGAAAAAATAAAGAAATCTTATAGAGAATTAGCTATGAAATATCACCCAGACAGAAATGCTGGAGATGAAAAAGCTAATCGTATGTTTATAGATATAACAGAGGCCTATGAGGTTTTATCAGATAAAGAGAAGCGTATGCAGTATAATATTTTATATGTGGGTTCTAATAAATATGTTGTTGGGGCTTTAGCTGCAGCAGGGTTTGGACTAGGTCTGATATTAAGCAGAAGAAAAAAATGA